One Streptomyces sp. 840.1 genomic window, CCACGGACCTCGACCGAGTGGTACGGGTTCGCCAGATCGAAGACCGTCAGGCTGACCCGGGGATCGCGGTCGATGTTGCGGGCCTTGCGCCGGGCCGCCGTCACCGAGACCAGCAGGGTGCCGTCCTCGCGCACGTACCAGACCACTGAAGTCTGCGGCCCACCATCGGGGTTGAGGGTGGCGAGCGTCGCGAAGTTCTTGCCGTCGAGGAGCTTTGCGGTGGCGGCGTCGAAGCCGTCGAAGCGTGTCATGTGAGGGGTCAACAGGGCTGCACGGCCCCACATTCCCGGTCCCGAGGAGCGCGGGCGAGAGACCCGCCAGCCCTATGACCACGGCTCCTTACACTCCTTGGATGCCCGTTCCCCTTTCCTCACTCGAGCGGGCCGGTACCGGTAGTCACCCACGTTCCGTTCCGGACTCGAGGCTTTCCTTCGACGGCGGCTCTCGGGCTGGCGACACCCAACGTGTGTCATCGGCGGCAGAGTTGGGGTGGTGCCAGTGAGGCGCTCAGACCATGAGGAGTGCGAGGAGCGAGACAACCATCCTGAGCAGTACGAGGCCGGCAAGCACTGTTCCGGCGATGAGCCAGGGGCCACGTGAGTGGCGCAGGAGGATGGCACCGCACCGGAGTCCGTAGGCGGCCAGGCCACCGGAGATGAGGAGGAACAGAAGAGTGCCGGCCAGTCCGTTCAGTCCGGCCGCACCCAGGAGGAACAGGACGACGTAGCACAGCAGGAGTTGTGGGAGCCCCAGTAGCCACACCTTCCGCACCTCTGCGGGGTCCGGGGCACCCAGGAGCGGAGGCGCAGCCGGTCCGGCAGGCGCCATAGGAGGCGGAGGTCCTGCGGTGACGTCGGGAGAGTAGTCATACGTCGCCGAGGTGGGAGGCGGCTGAAGGGCTGCACGCAACCGGTCGGCGAAGTCCGGGTCCGCCAGCAACTCGTCCGCGATCACGGATTCGACGATGCCCGACGACCCGGCACCGGGCTGCTCGTGCAGACGGGCGAGGGCGGAGGATCCCAGCGCGGTACGCCCGAGCTGGCCCCAGACTATTTCGCGAACCGCTGCGGTCTGCTCTGCCGAGGCCGGCGTGGACCCGGTCAGCACCCTGACCGCCGCAGCGGATATCTCGGAAGCCTGCATCTGGATCCTTCCGGCGCCTCAGTAGGTATTCGATCGTATGGGCGACCTTGGCGATTGGTCCCCGGTTTGCGACTACGCGCGGATGAGGGGCCGGGCCGCACGGCAGCTCGGCCGTGTCGTTGACGGACGGCCCTTGTCAGCACGGCTCGCTAGCATGCGAAACATGGGCATCAAACTTGAGAACGTCGGCATCGCCGTTCGCGACCTCGAAGCAACGATCTCCTTCTTCACCGACCTCGGCCTCACGGTCCTCGGCCGTGACACGGTCAGTGGTGAGTGGACCGACACAGCCGTCGGCCTTGACGGCAACCACGCCAGGATCGCAATGCTCCAGACACCGGACGGCCAGGGTCGTCTTGAGCTCTTCGAGTACATCCACCCCGAAGCGATCGAGACGGAACCCACGCTTCCCAACGAGATCGGCATGCATCGCGTCGCCTTCTCGGTCGACGACATCGACAAAGCACTCGCAACCGCCGCAAAGCACGGATGCCATCCGCTGCGCGGTGTGGCGACTTATCAGGACGTCTACAAGCTCACGTACCTACGCGGCCCCAGCGGCATCCTTGTGATGCTCGCCGAGGAGCTGAAGAAGAGCTGATCACGTCCGTCTGGATGGATGTGCTGACCTGACGGTTGGCCAGTGAGCCCAAGGGCCGTCCAGCAGTGTTGGTGGGGTGGGGCCGGTGGCCGCAGCAGCAGCTGCCCGACCGTTGACGTCGCTTCGGCGGCTGCGGCCGAAGGGGGCCGTGGCCTACTAGTCGCCGGTGCAGAGGTCGGCGGTCAGAGCCGCGCTGGCCCACTCCTCCCAGGCGTCGGGTGACCAGCCCCGATCACGTACGAAGATCAGGTACAGCTCCGGGCTGAGGAGCCCGTACAGCAGGTCGGCGGCGCGGGTGGTGTCGACGTCGGGGCGAGCGTCGGGTTTGGAAGTCAGTGCTGTCGCCGCGGCGTGCTGGACGGTGTAGCGCGGGTCGGCGTCGGCGGGCCACTGCGCGGCGATCTCCGGGTCCGTGGCCGCGGCGGCGGCGATCAGCGGCACGATCGGGGCGACGCGGCCCAGCATGTCACGTACACCCCGCACATGGGCGCGTAGTTGACCGGCTGCGGTGGGCTCGGCGCACGCGGCGCGAAACCAGTCCCGGTCCATCGTGGCGACCGGTTCGGCGTCGCCCGCGATGGATGTGTCGACGACGTCCTTGAACAGCGCGCGCTTGTTGCGGAACACGAAGTACACGGTCTGTACGGCCACACCCGCGCGATCCGCGACCTCCTGAAGGCTCGTCGCGCCGTACCCCTGCGCGACGAACAGGTCCCGCGCCGCCGCCACGATCTTCTCGCGAGTGCGCCGTGAGCGCTCGGCCTGCTTACCGGGGCGCTTGACGTTTCCGCCGGGTCCCTTGACTCCATCCATGACGGGAGTCTATCTCTAGAGTTAGCCACTAGAGCTGAACTCTAGTTTTGGAGAGATAGCCATGAACGAGACTCGGACAGCTGCGGAGCTCGGCCAGGAGGCGGCCGTGCGCCGCATGCTGGAGGACTACTACCGGAACGGTGAGCCACCGTGGGACAGCGGCGTCACGCCGCCCGAGCTGGTGGCCGTAGTGGAAGGGCCCGGCGCGCCGATGGCCGGCCGGGCCCTCGAACTCGGCTGTGGCACCGGGACCAACGCGGTGTACCTGGCCCGGCACGGCTGGCGGGTAGCGGCCGTCGACCTGGTCGACCGCGCGGTCCACCAGGCGAGGGAGAAGGCGGCCGAGGCCGGAGCAGACGTCACGGTGGTGTGCGGGGACGCCACCCGACTCGACGAGATGGACGTGCCCGGCCCGTACGATCTGTTCTTCGACCTGAGCTGCTACTGCGGGATTCCGCCGCACCGCCGCGACGCTTATGCCGCCGGCGTCACAAAGCGTGCCGCCCCCGGCGCGCGACTGCTGATGTTCGGTTACGGGCCCGAGGCGTTCGACGACCCGATCTCCGGCGTCACCGCCGACGAACTCGCCACCAGGTTCACCGGGTGGCAGCTGGCCGACGTGACACCCGGCACGAATCCGGTCCCGACGTTCTGGTTCACGCTGTACCGCGCCGCAGCCATGTCGTGATCCCGGTACTCCGGGCCACAGACGTCACGCACGGCCGTGCTCATAAATGGTCGTCTCGGAGCAGGCATCGGCGATGGCCCGCGTGTCCCAGTAGAACGGACGGACCTCCGTGATCCGCCGGTCCTTGACCGTGATCGTTTGCAGAATCGGGAAGCTGAGCTCGCGGCCGGTCGCACGGGCGCGAGCACGGACCTGGGTGAGCACGACCGCAGTTTCGCCGGTGGCGAGAAACTCCTGCTTCACCATCTCGAACGACTCCCACACCTCCCCCATCACGCGGAAGAACTGCGCCATGCCCTTGTGCCCACGCCAAGTGCCGCCGTAGGGCAGAGCGTCTGCTTGGTGCAGCTCGACGTCCGGTGCGAAGAAGGGGGCGAGCAGGTCGAACGAGGCCTCGCCGGGGCCTCCTGCCGCCAGGTACTCCGCCTCGGCCGCATACATGCCGGTGAGAACTGTCGTTGAGTCCGCAGTGGATGACATCGTCATGCCGCCAGAGTGATCAACGCAGGAGGATCTTGCTGGCGGCATTCGGACGTCGTCGTGGGGGACGGTTCGTTGTCCGGGACGGTCCGCTCTGCGGGCAACAGGCCCTGGTTCTACGGGGCCAGCGTGCGCACGACGCAGAACTCGTTGCCCTCGGGGTCCGCCAGGACCACCCAGTTCCGGTCCGGGCCCTGGCCCACGTCCGTCCTGGTGGCGCCGAGGCCGAGCAGTCTGCTCACCTCGTCCTCGGTACTGCGGTCGATCGGGCTGACGTCGAGGTGCAGCCGGTTCTTCGCAGTCTTGTCCTCGGGCACCTGGATGAACACCACGGTCGGTGGCATCTGACCGGCCCGGATATCCTCGACGGTCGGCTCCCAGGAGCCGATCTCGACCTGGCCCGCTCTCCGGTCGATCACCTTGAAGTCCAGGACCTCGCACCAGAAGGCCGACAGCCTCTCCGGGTCGTGACAGTCAACGGTCAACTCGGTGAACCTGCTTGCCATGTCTCCCCCAGATAGTGCGGACGGGGTTCAGGGTACTGACCGGCCCGCCCGCGCAACAGGCGGGTCAGACACGTCTGCCCCGTCAGACCGGCATGACCTGTACGTCGTACTGAGGAATCCACGGGCTCCGGGTGACCAGCGCCAACCCCTCGGCCTGCGCCTGCGCGACGAGTATCCGGTCGAACGGATCGGTGTGCACCATCGGCAGCCGGCCCGCCCGGACGCCGTGCGCGGCTGTGATGGGCAGGGCGCCGAACTGGAGATCCCGCACCTGTTCGGCCAGGTCTCCGGGACCCTCCAAGCCGCCGAGATACTGCTTGACGGTGATCTCCCAAGCCGACACCGCGCTGATGTACACGGCCGGTGCGGTCTCCAGGAGCTCCTTGCATGACGCGGGCAGTTGTGGTGAGTCTGCGATCCACCACATGACCACGCGCGTATCGAGAAGAAGTCGCATCAGCGCATCCCCAGCGCTTCCGCCACCGAGGCGCGCGCATCGTCGAAGTCCGCCGGGATACGGATACGGCCCCGCAGCGAGCCCCGCCCCGGCCGCCGCCACTGCGGTTGCGGCCTCGGGGGTGACGGTGGCTGCAGAAGCCTCCTCGCCACCGGTTGGCCCGCCCTGCTGATGACGATCAGCCGGCCGTCGACCAGCTGAGTCAGCGTGCCGGTGAAACGCGGCACGCACTCAGGCACCCGGCGCCGGAGCAGCCTCTTCCAGAGCGCCCTCACGACGAGACCACCGGGCCCGTCGCCGCCTTGCCCCGGCTCTCGGCCGCCGGTGCTGTTGCCCGCACGGTCACCTGCTCGGCTGCGTGCAGGCGCAGGGCCGGGCCTCCGTCGGCCAGGACGATGAGGACCGCCAGTCCTCCCGATGCGTACCGCTCGCTCCGTACCGCGCGAACCGTCTGCCAGGCGCCCCATGCGCGTACGCACTGGCCGGGCCGGACGGACACCGCCGCGATCTGGACCTCTGCGGGGGCGGGTACGGCGCCCGGTGCCAGGAGTTCCGCCCACACCGTCTTGCCGATCCCGGCCCGGCGCTCGTCCACGCCCCAGCGGTGTGCCAGCGCCTCGACGAGCAGGAGCCCGCGCCCGCCCTTGTCCAGTTCGCCGAGCCGTTGCACCTCGGGCCGACCCGACCCGGCGTCGCTCACCTCCAGCCGCAGGAGTTCGCCCCTCCCCCGGCACTCGATGCGTACGCCCACCATCCGGTCCCCGGGCACGGGCACCCGCACCGCGTTGGTCACCAGCTCCGAGAGGATCAACTCGCCATCCTCAGCGGCCGCCTGGACCGCCCGCCACTCCCCGAGCTTGGCGCGGAGCGCCGCTCTTGCCCTGGGGATGCTGCTGCGGCACCGAATCAGCCGAAGGCTGACTTCGCGACGGTCGAAATGCTCTGCCATAGCGCTCCCTGAGGGTCGCAGGAATCAAGACAAGGGGCTTTCGTTCAGGTGAAGTTAGTGGCCACTCCCCACGCCCAGAATGCACGTACACTTTGTACTCGCGCAACGTTGAATGGTTACCCGATGCCCAATTCATCCGTTCGTGCATCATGAGCGCAAAATCCTCACGCGACTGGTAAGGAGTGACTTATGCCATCCGTAAAGCCATCGACCGTCCTGGGGCGCCAACTCGGCGACGAGCTACGCCGTTTCCGTGAGGACGCCGGGCTGTCCACTGCCGCGGCAGCTGAGGTTCTCGACTGCACCAAGGGCAAGATCAGCCGCATCGAGAACGGGCATGTACCGGTCCGAACACCCGATCTGAGCGCCCTGATACACGCGTATGCCGTGTCGGATCCAGAGGCTCGCGACCGCCTCGCCTCACTTGCTCGCACAGCGAACCGTCGCCGCCGCGAGGGCTGGTGGCATCAGTACGGCTCCGTACTCGGTGACACATACCGCGACTACATCGAGATGGAGACGATCTGCGACGGCGTCAGGACGTTCCAGGTTCAGCTTGTCCCCGGGCTCCTGCAGACGCCGGAGTACGGGCGGGCGGTGACCGTCGCCTCCCGTGCCTGGCAAACCGCCGAGGAGATCGATCAGTTCGTACAAGTTCGACTGGCCCGGCAGAAGCGGCTGGCCGGCGACGATTCACTGGAGTTCTGGGCCGTTCTCGCGGAGGGCGTCCTCCACCAGCAGGTCGGCGGACAGGCCGTCATGCGCGACCAGCTGGAGCACTTGGCCAACCTGGCCGAGCAACCCAACATCACTGTCCAGGTGCTGCCGTTCTCACGCGGAGCGCACGCAGGTATGTTCGGTCCGTACCTGCTGCTGAGCTTTCCGCGGGTGTCGGCGCTCGATCTCGTACTGACGGAGACTCCGACCGGCAATATCTGGATGGAACGAGAGTCCGACGTCGCTCGATACCGGGACCTCTTCGACGACGCTCGCACCTCGGCGTTGCCGCCAACGGAATCACTCAGCGTGATCCGACGCATCGCCAAGGAGTACAGACCATGACTCGAGACCGCCACCTCCTGCCCGACCTTGCGGGAGCTGTTTGGCGCGTCAGCAGTTACAGCGGGGGCCAGGGCGAGTGTGTCCAAGTCGCTGACAACACCCCCCACCTCGTCCCCGTCCGCGACAGCAAGCGCCCCGCCGGTCCCGTGATCGCCTTCACCGCAGACGCCTGGCGCACCTTCGTCGGCGGACTGGGCTGAGCCGGTCTCGGCGGCCGTCGGGCAGGCCGGCTACGCCTCCCGGGACGGCGCGGCGCCGGGTCCGTCCTTGGCGCCGCCCCGTCCCGGGCACGGATTACGACACCGGCAGCCCCGGCGCCGGGTAGCCGTCCATCAGGTCCTTCACCTCGGCGCGGACCTTGGCGATCGCCGGTTCGTCTCCGGTGCGGGACGCTGTGACGGCGCGGTCGATCCAGCCCGCGACCGTGGCCATCTCCGAAGCGGGGATTCCTCGTGACGTGAGGGCCGGGGTGCCGATCCGGATGCCCGAGGGGTCGAAGGGCTTGCGGGGGTCGTACGGGACGGCGTTGTAGTTCACGACGATGCCCGCGCGGTCCAGGGCCTTGGCCGCCGCCTTGCCGGGGACGTCCTTGGTGGTGAGGTCGATGAGCAGCAGGTGGTTGTCCGTGCCGCCGGAGACGAGGTCGAAGCCGCGGGCGGCCAGTTGCTCACCGAGGGCGCGGGCGTTGGCCACCACCTCGTGGGCGTAGGTCCGGAACTCCGGCGTGGCCGCTTCCCGCAGGGCGACGCCGATGGCTGCCGTGGTCTGGTTGTGCGGGCCGCCCTGGAGGCCCGGGAAGACGGCGCGGTCGACGGCGCGGGCGTGTTCGGCGCGGCTGAGCAGCATCGCGCCGCGCGGGCCGCGCAGGGTCTTGTGGGTGGTCGTCGAGACGACGTCCACGTGCGGGGCGGGCGAGGGGTGGGCGCCGCCCGCGATCAGACCGGCGATATGGGCGATGTCCGCCACCAGGACGGCGCCCACCTCGCGGGCGATGGAGGCGAACCCGGCGAAGTCGATCTCGCGGGGGACGGCCGTGCCGCCACAGAAGATCACCTTGGGGCGCTCCGCGAGCGCCAGGTCGCGGACCTCGTCCAGGTCGACGCGGCCGGTGTCGCGCCGCACTCCGTACTGGACGCCGTTGAACCAGGTGCCGGTGGCGGAGACGCCCCAGCCGTGGGTGAGGTGGCCGCCCATGGGGAGCGCCATGCCGAGCACCGTGTCGCCGGGCTTGAGGAAGGCCAGGTACACGGCGAGGTTGGCCGGTGAGCCCGAGTACGGCTGCACGTTGGCGTGGTCCATGTCGAAGAGCGCCTTGGCCCGGTCGGCGGTGAGCGTCTCGACCTGGTCGATGATCTGCTGGCCCTCGTAGTACCGCTTGCCGGGGTAGCCCTCGGAGTACTTGTTCTGGAGCACGGTCCCCGAGGCTTCGAGCACGGCGGCCGATACGTAGTTCTCACTGGGGATCAGGCGGAGGGTGTCGGCCTGGAGCTGCTCCTCGGCGGCGACCAGGGCGGCGAGTTCCGGATCCGCCGCCGCCAGTGCGGGGTGGCGGGGGTTCGAGGGTACGGATGCGGTCACGGGATCCTCCCGGGTCGGCCGCGTACTGCGGCGTGGACCCGGATGCCCAGGCGGACGGCTCTCCGGCGATGACACCCCGGGCAGGCCCGGGGGGTGCCGCTCCCCCGTGGTCGATTCCACTGAGCACCCCGGTGAGGGGTACGCGCCAGTCGCGGCGACTCGTACCTTACCGGGCGCCGACGCCTGTCGTCTGGATCGGGCTGAGCTCACGGGGCCCGATACACGCGGCGACACCGGGCGGGATTTGTTGGTCTCCGGCCATTCGGTGCGAACCGCCCCCAGGCGGCGCCGCAAGGCGATCTCGGGGCGGCGGGCACGCGTGCGCCTGTCCCTTCCGCGCACCGTTCTCCCCTCACTCCGCCCGCCCGTCCGCCGCATGTGACCCGCACGGTCACCCGTACGGGTTGTCCATGACTATGGCATATGCCAACTCGCGGGATGCGGGCGAGAATTCGACAAACGGTCGCACTCGGCCGCCGTGGGCCCGGGTATCGAGCGCCTGTACGGAAAGGATGTCTGTGGAAGTCGGTACTCGGCTGTCCGGAGGGGGACGCATGCGGGGGTACGAGCACAGCAGCAACGATCTGAGCGGTACGGTGCACGGCTTCGTGGTGCAGGCGGGGAGCGTGCAGGGCGGCATCCATGTGGCCGGAACCGGGCCGCGGGAAAAGGTGCCGCCGCCCTGGCAGTTACCGCCCTCCGTCCGGATCACCGACCGCACCGACGAACTCCGCGCCCTGGAGGCGCACCGGTGCAGGGCTGCGGAGGACGGGCATTCCACGTTGGCGGCGGTGAGCGGGCTGGGCGGGGTGGGGAAGACCGCGGTCGCGGTCGCCTGGCTGCACACCCTGCGCCCGCACTTTCCCGGCGGTCAGCTGTACGCCGATCTGGGCGCGCAGGCACCGGGCGGACCCGTCGACCCCGGCGAGGTGGTGGGACGGTTTCTGCGGGCTCTGGGTGTCCCCACGGGCCAGGTGCCGTCGACGGTGGGCGAACGGGTCGCGCTCTACAGGTCATTGACCGCCGAACGACAGCTCGTAGTGCTGCTGGACGACGCCGCGACCGCTGCCCAGGTGCGGCCTCTGCTACCTGCGG contains:
- a CDS encoding VOC family protein, encoding MASRFTELTVDCHDPERLSAFWCEVLDFKVIDRRAGQVEIGSWEPTVEDIRAGQMPPTVVFIQVPEDKTAKNRLHLDVSPIDRSTEDEVSRLLGLGATRTDVGQGPDRNWVVLADPEGNEFCVVRTLAP
- a CDS encoding PPOX class F420-dependent oxidoreductase, which encodes MTRFDGFDAATAKLLDGKNFATLATLNPDGGPQTSVVWYVREDGTLLVSVTAARRKARNIDRDPRVSLTVFDLANPYHSVEVRGTAELLPDPEKELPRRLSHRYLGEDPPHEGAEEVRLIVRITPERVNGFAV
- a CDS encoding VOC family protein — translated: MGIKLENVGIAVRDLEATISFFTDLGLTVLGRDTVSGEWTDTAVGLDGNHARIAMLQTPDGQGRLELFEYIHPEAIETEPTLPNEIGMHRVAFSVDDIDKALATAAKHGCHPLRGVATYQDVYKLTYLRGPSGILVMLAEELKKS
- a CDS encoding TetR/AcrR family transcriptional regulator → MDGVKGPGGNVKRPGKQAERSRRTREKIVAAARDLFVAQGYGATSLQEVADRAGVAVQTVYFVFRNKRALFKDVVDTSIAGDAEPVATMDRDWFRAACAEPTAAGQLRAHVRGVRDMLGRVAPIVPLIAAAAATDPEIAAQWPADADPRYTVQHAAATALTSKPDARPDVDTTRAADLLYGLLSPELYLIFVRDRGWSPDAWEEWASAALTADLCTGD
- a CDS encoding helix-turn-helix transcriptional regulator; its protein translation is MPSVKPSTVLGRQLGDELRRFREDAGLSTAAAAEVLDCTKGKISRIENGHVPVRTPDLSALIHAYAVSDPEARDRLASLARTANRRRREGWWHQYGSVLGDTYRDYIEMETICDGVRTFQVQLVPGLLQTPEYGRAVTVASRAWQTAEEIDQFVQVRLARQKRLAGDDSLEFWAVLAEGVLHQQVGGQAVMRDQLEHLANLAEQPNITVQVLPFSRGAHAGMFGPYLLLSFPRVSALDLVLTETPTGNIWMERESDVARYRDLFDDARTSALPPTESLSVIRRIAKEYRP
- a CDS encoding ATP-binding protein codes for the protein MAEHFDRREVSLRLIRCRSSIPRARAALRAKLGEWRAVQAAAEDGELILSELVTNAVRVPVPGDRMVGVRIECRGRGELLRLEVSDAGSGRPEVQRLGELDKGGRGLLLVEALAHRWGVDERRAGIGKTVWAELLAPGAVPAPAEVQIAAVSVRPGQCVRAWGAWQTVRAVRSERYASGGLAVLIVLADGGPALRLHAAEQVTVRATAPAAESRGKAATGPVVSS
- the glyA gene encoding serine hydroxymethyltransferase encodes the protein MTASVPSNPRHPALAAADPELAALVAAEEQLQADTLRLIPSENYVSAAVLEASGTVLQNKYSEGYPGKRYYEGQQIIDQVETLTADRAKALFDMDHANVQPYSGSPANLAVYLAFLKPGDTVLGMALPMGGHLTHGWGVSATGTWFNGVQYGVRRDTGRVDLDEVRDLALAERPKVIFCGGTAVPREIDFAGFASIAREVGAVLVADIAHIAGLIAGGAHPSPAPHVDVVSTTTHKTLRGPRGAMLLSRAEHARAVDRAVFPGLQGGPHNQTTAAIGVALREAATPEFRTYAHEVVANARALGEQLAARGFDLVSGGTDNHLLLIDLTTKDVPGKAAAKALDRAGIVVNYNAVPYDPRKPFDPSGIRIGTPALTSRGIPASEMATVAGWIDRAVTASRTGDEPAIAKVRAEVKDLMDGYPAPGLPVS
- a CDS encoding type II toxin-antitoxin system VapC family toxin, with the protein product MRLLLDTRVVMWWIADSPQLPASCKELLETAPAVYISAVSAWEITVKQYLGGLEGPGDLAEQVRDLQFGALPITAAHGVRAGRLPMVHTDPFDRILVAQAQAEGLALVTRSPWIPQYDVQVMPV
- a CDS encoding nuclear transport factor 2 family protein; its protein translation is MTMSSTADSTTVLTGMYAAEAEYLAAGGPGEASFDLLAPFFAPDVELHQADALPYGGTWRGHKGMAQFFRVMGEVWESFEMVKQEFLATGETAVVLTQVRARARATGRELSFPILQTITVKDRRITEVRPFYWDTRAIADACSETTIYEHGRA
- a CDS encoding class I SAM-dependent methyltransferase, yielding MNETRTAAELGQEAAVRRMLEDYYRNGEPPWDSGVTPPELVAVVEGPGAPMAGRALELGCGTGTNAVYLARHGWRVAAVDLVDRAVHQAREKAAEAGADVTVVCGDATRLDEMDVPGPYDLFFDLSCYCGIPPHRRDAYAAGVTKRAAPGARLLMFGYGPEAFDDPISGVTADELATRFTGWQLADVTPGTNPVPTFWFTLYRAAAMS
- a CDS encoding prevent-host-death protein; protein product: MPRFTGTLTQLVDGRLIVISRAGQPVARRLLQPPSPPRPQPQWRRPGRGSLRGRIRIPADFDDARASVAEALGMR
- a CDS encoding DUF397 domain-containing protein, producing the protein MTRDRHLLPDLAGAVWRVSSYSGGQGECVQVADNTPHLVPVRDSKRPAGPVIAFTADAWRTFVGGLG